One window of Methanomassiliicoccales archaeon genomic DNA carries:
- a CDS encoding ACT domain-containing protein, translated as MRLTLKVLDVTLAICQLEPGSEVEEWSDGTGIFSVMRTDDEVTVVCSEDLVPDGATCSKGWKCIRLIGHFDFTEVGILSQLALPLAGANIPIFAMSTYATDYVLVKKQDLQRASDALRMAGHDIQ; from the coding sequence ATGAGGCTGACGCTCAAGGTTCTGGACGTGACGCTGGCGATATGTCAGCTGGAGCCCGGTTCCGAGGTCGAGGAGTGGAGCGACGGTACCGGCATCTTCTCGGTGATGCGCACCGATGACGAGGTGACGGTCGTGTGCAGCGAAGACCTGGTGCCGGATGGCGCTACGTGCAGCAAGGGCTGGAAGTGCATACGGCTGATCGGCCATTTTGATTTCACCGAGGTCGGCATACTATCACAGCTGGCGCTGCCATTGGCCGGAGCCAACATTCCGATCTTTGCCATGTCCACGTACGCCACCGATTACGTTCTGGTCAAGAAGCAGGACCTGCAAAGGGCGTCCGATGCGCTCCGCATGGCCGGGCACGACATACAGTGA
- a CDS encoding MBL fold metallo-hydrolase, which yields MEGDALEVRLCPGGQGVELHMGGTKFFFDPRSTPDDGVHCISHAHSDHLPSATKKLEGRSIVCSPITATLASKRLKRPLAKPIVPSTHPEVEMLNAGHIAGSNMFLVHGEKTVLYTGDMSTRDRFGMEGARPVKTDILIIESTYGDPSYSFPATDRIARVIKDWVEDSMSSGYSTALFAYPLGKSQELIRMLSDFEPFIEGSVLDCTRHIESHGVEYCYRPLEPNSGFDSPCVMVCSTNAKYGITSRMKRSQLRTAAVSGWATSSSFKYQMGVDEAFPFSDHADFEELIEFVKGCDPEVVYTHHGSADTLAEEIKRRLGIEAKSLLPPPKQRRLGDF from the coding sequence ATGGAAGGGGATGCACTAGAGGTCAGGCTTTGCCCGGGAGGTCAGGGTGTGGAGCTCCATATGGGCGGGACCAAGTTCTTCTTTGATCCCCGTAGCACCCCCGACGACGGCGTCCATTGCATCTCCCACGCCCATTCGGACCACCTGCCCAGCGCCACCAAGAAGCTGGAAGGGCGGTCCATCGTCTGCTCGCCCATCACCGCGACGCTCGCCTCAAAAAGACTGAAGCGGCCGCTTGCCAAACCCATCGTCCCGTCCACCCATCCAGAGGTGGAAATGCTCAATGCCGGGCACATCGCCGGCTCCAACATGTTCCTGGTCCATGGGGAGAAGACCGTACTCTACACGGGGGACATGAGCACCAGGGACCGTTTCGGAATGGAGGGGGCGAGACCGGTCAAGACTGACATATTGATCATCGAGTCCACCTACGGGGACCCGTCATACAGCTTCCCGGCCACCGACAGGATCGCCCGGGTCATCAAGGACTGGGTGGAGGACTCGATGTCCAGCGGTTATTCTACCGCCCTTTTCGCCTATCCGCTAGGGAAATCACAGGAGCTGATCAGGATGCTGAGCGATTTCGAACCGTTCATCGAGGGCAGCGTTCTGGACTGCACCCGCCACATCGAATCGCACGGCGTGGAGTACTGTTATCGTCCTCTCGAACCTAACAGCGGATTCGACTCCCCCTGCGTGATGGTATGTTCCACCAACGCCAAGTACGGAATTACCAGCAGGATGAAGCGCAGTCAGTTGAGGACCGCCGCCGTATCGGGATGGGCGACCAGCTCGTCCTTCAAGTACCAGATGGGAGTGGATGAGGCGTTCCCCTTCTCAGACCACGCCGATTTCGAGGAGCTGATCGAGTTCGTCAAGGGCTGCGACCCGGAGGTCGTCTACACTCATCACGGTTCCGCCGATACCCTTGCGGAGGAGATCAAACGGCGCCTTGGCATCGAGGCGAAATCGCTTTTGCCGCCCCCGAAACAGCGCCGCCTGGGGGACTTCTAA
- a CDS encoding RNA-guided pseudouridylation complex pseudouridine synthase subunit Cbf5: MEASKMLIKDAAPRSLKAGKAPSERTIEELLSAGVIDLDKVQGPTSHQVTAWVRDILGIKRIGHGGTLDPHVSGVLPIALGKATRATDLVLRSDKEYVCHVKLHKDVPREKALAVIATFVGNIYQTPPVRAAVKRQLRIRRVHYINVIEIEGRNVLFRVGCDAGTYIRTLAVDIGEALGVGANMEALRRTRSGTLTENGSVTLQELKDACVAWKEDRDDSQLKSMVMPFELLLEPLPKIIIKDSAVDAICHGADLAAAGIIRLDPGVSKGATVALFTQKGEGVALGITLMDSESIFKAAEGNVVRSDRVFMSAGTYPKMWVKQQC, encoded by the coding sequence ATGGAAGCCTCAAAAATGCTGATCAAGGACGCGGCGCCGCGCTCGCTCAAGGCCGGGAAGGCGCCTTCCGAGCGCACCATAGAGGAGCTGCTGTCCGCCGGCGTCATCGACCTGGACAAGGTCCAGGGCCCGACCTCCCACCAGGTCACCGCCTGGGTACGGGACATACTGGGCATAAAACGGATCGGCCACGGCGGGACGCTGGACCCCCACGTGAGCGGGGTGCTGCCCATCGCCCTCGGCAAGGCCACCCGCGCCACCGATCTGGTGCTGCGTTCCGACAAGGAGTACGTGTGCCACGTCAAGCTCCACAAGGACGTCCCCAGGGAGAAGGCCCTGGCGGTCATAGCCACCTTCGTCGGGAACATCTACCAGACGCCGCCGGTCCGCGCCGCCGTCAAGAGGCAGCTGCGGATTAGACGGGTCCATTACATCAACGTGATCGAGATCGAAGGCCGGAACGTGCTGTTCCGGGTCGGATGCGATGCCGGCACCTACATCCGGACGCTGGCGGTCGACATCGGTGAAGCGCTGGGTGTCGGGGCCAACATGGAAGCGTTGAGACGAACCCGTTCCGGCACGCTGACCGAGAACGGTTCCGTCACCCTGCAGGAACTGAAGGATGCCTGCGTGGCCTGGAAGGAGGACCGGGACGATTCCCAGCTGAAATCCATGGTCATGCCGTTCGAGCTCTTGCTGGAGCCATTGCCGAAGATAATCATCAAGGACAGCGCGGTGGACGCGATCTGTCACGGAGCGGACCTGGCGGCCGCCGGCATAATCCGGTTGGACCCGGGAGTGTCAAAAGGGGCCACGGTGGCGTTGTTCACCCAAAAGGGAGAAGGTGTGGCGCTCGGGATCACCCTGATGGATTCAGAATCCATCTTCAAGGCTGCGGAAGGGAATGTGGTCCGGTCAGACCGGGTGTTCATGTCGGCGGGGACGTACCCGAAGATGTGGGTCAAGCAACAGTGCTGA